The Corvus hawaiiensis isolate bCorHaw1 chromosome 2, bCorHaw1.pri.cur, whole genome shotgun sequence genome includes a window with the following:
- the IGSF11 gene encoding immunoglobulin superfamily member 11 isoform X4: protein MTRRRPGGGGRWVPAALAALLALRGLVCPLEVSVSSGSIQVARGQTAVLPCTFTTNAALTNLNVIWMVIPLSNANQPQQVILYQGGQIFGGAPQFYGRVGFAVTMPTTSASIFINNTQLSDTGTYQCLVNNLPDRGIRNIGVIGLTVLVPPSVPLCRIQGSLDVGSDITLTCSSEEGIPRPTYLWEKLDNVPRLPPTATQAHPRSIGLIAGAVATGAVVLVVCIVLVAVALFYWKNKHKEEEEEEIPNEIREDDLPPKCSSAAKTFHADASSSENDTLTSSNTYNSRYWNDPKANHATDSFTRFSNSNDAHQPPFSRSGSTSARPVYANGGHPSPAPPKTLVVTASTAPSPQEVIRSNGSVSRKPRLPHTRSYAVSQATLERIGAVPVMVPAQSRAGSLV from the exons GTCTGGTGTGTCCTCTGGAGGTGTCAGTCAGTTCAGGGAGTATCCAGGTTGCTCGAGGCCAGACAGCAGTGTTGCCCTGCACCTTCACCACTAACGCTGCTCTCACTAACCTTAATGTCATCTGGATGGTCATTCCTCTTTCAAACGCCAACCAGCCTCAACAG gttATTCTCTACCAAGGGGGTCAGATCTTTGGTGGTGCACCCCAGTTCTATGGGCGAGTGGGGTTTGCTGTGACAATGCCAACCACCAGTGCCTCCATCTTCATCAACAACACTCAGCTATCGGATACTGGCACATACCAGTGTTTGGTCAACAATCTTCCCGACCGAGGCATCAGGAATATTGGAGTCATTGGACTTACTGTCTTGG TTCCTCCTTCTGTCCCGCTTTGCAGAATCCAGGGGTCCCTGGACGTGGGCAGCGATATCACACTGACCTGCAGCTCAGAAGAAGGCATACCCCGGCCAACATACCTCTGGGAGAAACTGGACAATGTCCCCAGGTTGCCCCCAACTGCCACACAAG CTCACCCACGGAGTATCGGCCTGATTGCAGGAGCGGTGGCCACAGGTGCCGTTGTACTTGTTGTTTGTATTGTGTTGGTGGCTGTAGCACTGTTctactggaaaaataaacacaaagaagaagaggaggaggaaattcCCAATGAGATAAG GGAGGATGACCTGCCACCCAAATGCTCCTCTGCCGCAAAGACGTTCCACGCTGATGCATCCTCATCAGAGAACGACACCCTCACCTCCTCCAACACCTACAACAGCCGCTACTGGAACGACCCCAAAGCCAACCACGCCACAGACTCCTTCACCCGCTTCAGCAACAGCAACGATGCTCACCAGCCCCCCTTCTCCCGCTCAGGGAGCACGAGTGCCCGCCCCGTCTATGCCAACGGCGGCCACCCATCCCCGGCTCCCCCTAAGACACTGGTGGTGACGGCCAGCACGGCGCCGTCGCCTCAGGAGGTGATCCGGAGCAATGGTTCCGTCAGCAGGAAGCCACGGCTGCCGCACACCCGTTCCTATGCAGTCAGCCAGGCCACGCTGGAGCGgatcggggctgtccccgtcaTGGTGCCCGCCCAGAGCCGGGCTGGCTCCCTGGTGTAG
- the IGSF11 gene encoding immunoglobulin superfamily member 11 isoform X1, with the protein MTRRRPGGGGRWVPAALAALLALRGLVCPLEVSVSSGSIQVARGQTAVLPCTFTTNAALTNLNVIWMVIPLSNANQPQQVILYQGGQIFGGAPQFYGRVGFAVTMPTTSASIFINNTQLSDTGTYQCLVNNLPDRGIRNIGVIGLTVLVPPSVPLCRIQGSLDVGSDITLTCSSEEGIPRPTYLWEKLDNVPRLPPTATQDQVQGTVTLRNISTVSSGLYQCVASNAIGTSTCLLDLQVIAPHPRSIGLIAGAVATGAVVLVVCIVLVAVALFYWKNKHKEEEEEEIPNEIREDDLPPKCSSAAKTFHADASSSENDTLTSSNTYNSRYWNDPKANHATDSFTRFSNSNDAHQPPFSRSGSTSARPVYANGGHPSPAPPKTLVVTASTAPSPQEVIRSNGSVSRKPRLPHTRSYAVSQATLERIGAVPVMVPAQSRAGSLV; encoded by the exons GTCTGGTGTGTCCTCTGGAGGTGTCAGTCAGTTCAGGGAGTATCCAGGTTGCTCGAGGCCAGACAGCAGTGTTGCCCTGCACCTTCACCACTAACGCTGCTCTCACTAACCTTAATGTCATCTGGATGGTCATTCCTCTTTCAAACGCCAACCAGCCTCAACAG gttATTCTCTACCAAGGGGGTCAGATCTTTGGTGGTGCACCCCAGTTCTATGGGCGAGTGGGGTTTGCTGTGACAATGCCAACCACCAGTGCCTCCATCTTCATCAACAACACTCAGCTATCGGATACTGGCACATACCAGTGTTTGGTCAACAATCTTCCCGACCGAGGCATCAGGAATATTGGAGTCATTGGACTTACTGTCTTGG TTCCTCCTTCTGTCCCGCTTTGCAGAATCCAGGGGTCCCTGGACGTGGGCAGCGATATCACACTGACCTGCAGCTCAGAAGAAGGCATACCCCGGCCAACATACCTCTGGGAGAAACTGGACAATGTCCCCAGGTTGCCCCCAACTGCCACACAAG ACCAAGTCCAGGGCACTGTCACTCTCCGAAATATCAGCACTGTGTCCTCAGGTCTTTACCAATGTGTGGCTTCAAATGCCATTGGAACCAGCACTTGCCTTCTGGACCTGCAAGTCATTGCAC CTCACCCACGGAGTATCGGCCTGATTGCAGGAGCGGTGGCCACAGGTGCCGTTGTACTTGTTGTTTGTATTGTGTTGGTGGCTGTAGCACTGTTctactggaaaaataaacacaaagaagaagaggaggaggaaattcCCAATGAGATAAG GGAGGATGACCTGCCACCCAAATGCTCCTCTGCCGCAAAGACGTTCCACGCTGATGCATCCTCATCAGAGAACGACACCCTCACCTCCTCCAACACCTACAACAGCCGCTACTGGAACGACCCCAAAGCCAACCACGCCACAGACTCCTTCACCCGCTTCAGCAACAGCAACGATGCTCACCAGCCCCCCTTCTCCCGCTCAGGGAGCACGAGTGCCCGCCCCGTCTATGCCAACGGCGGCCACCCATCCCCGGCTCCCCCTAAGACACTGGTGGTGACGGCCAGCACGGCGCCGTCGCCTCAGGAGGTGATCCGGAGCAATGGTTCCGTCAGCAGGAAGCCACGGCTGCCGCACACCCGTTCCTATGCAGTCAGCCAGGCCACGCTGGAGCGgatcggggctgtccccgtcaTGGTGCCCGCCCAGAGCCGGGCTGGCTCCCTGGTGTAG
- the IGSF11 gene encoding immunoglobulin superfamily member 11 isoform X3 — protein sequence MDGLVCPLEVSVSSGSIQVARGQTAVLPCTFTTNAALTNLNVIWMVIPLSNANQPQQVILYQGGQIFGGAPQFYGRVGFAVTMPTTSASIFINNTQLSDTGTYQCLVNNLPDRGIRNIGVIGLTVLVPPSVPLCRIQGSLDVGSDITLTCSSEEGIPRPTYLWEKLDNVPRLPPTATQDQVQGTVTLRNISTVSSGLYQCVASNAIGTSTCLLDLQVIAPHPRSIGLIAGAVATGAVVLVVCIVLVAVALFYWKNKHKEEEEEEIPNEIREDDLPPKCSSAAKTFHADASSSENDTLTSSNTYNSRYWNDPKANHATDSFTRFSNSNDAHQPPFSRSGSTSARPVYANGGHPSPAPPKTLVVTASTAPSPQEVIRSNGSVSRKPRLPHTRSYAVSQATLERIGAVPVMVPAQSRAGSLV from the exons GTCTGGTGTGTCCTCTGGAGGTGTCAGTCAGTTCAGGGAGTATCCAGGTTGCTCGAGGCCAGACAGCAGTGTTGCCCTGCACCTTCACCACTAACGCTGCTCTCACTAACCTTAATGTCATCTGGATGGTCATTCCTCTTTCAAACGCCAACCAGCCTCAACAG gttATTCTCTACCAAGGGGGTCAGATCTTTGGTGGTGCACCCCAGTTCTATGGGCGAGTGGGGTTTGCTGTGACAATGCCAACCACCAGTGCCTCCATCTTCATCAACAACACTCAGCTATCGGATACTGGCACATACCAGTGTTTGGTCAACAATCTTCCCGACCGAGGCATCAGGAATATTGGAGTCATTGGACTTACTGTCTTGG TTCCTCCTTCTGTCCCGCTTTGCAGAATCCAGGGGTCCCTGGACGTGGGCAGCGATATCACACTGACCTGCAGCTCAGAAGAAGGCATACCCCGGCCAACATACCTCTGGGAGAAACTGGACAATGTCCCCAGGTTGCCCCCAACTGCCACACAAG ACCAAGTCCAGGGCACTGTCACTCTCCGAAATATCAGCACTGTGTCCTCAGGTCTTTACCAATGTGTGGCTTCAAATGCCATTGGAACCAGCACTTGCCTTCTGGACCTGCAAGTCATTGCAC CTCACCCACGGAGTATCGGCCTGATTGCAGGAGCGGTGGCCACAGGTGCCGTTGTACTTGTTGTTTGTATTGTGTTGGTGGCTGTAGCACTGTTctactggaaaaataaacacaaagaagaagaggaggaggaaattcCCAATGAGATAAG GGAGGATGACCTGCCACCCAAATGCTCCTCTGCCGCAAAGACGTTCCACGCTGATGCATCCTCATCAGAGAACGACACCCTCACCTCCTCCAACACCTACAACAGCCGCTACTGGAACGACCCCAAAGCCAACCACGCCACAGACTCCTTCACCCGCTTCAGCAACAGCAACGATGCTCACCAGCCCCCCTTCTCCCGCTCAGGGAGCACGAGTGCCCGCCCCGTCTATGCCAACGGCGGCCACCCATCCCCGGCTCCCCCTAAGACACTGGTGGTGACGGCCAGCACGGCGCCGTCGCCTCAGGAGGTGATCCGGAGCAATGGTTCCGTCAGCAGGAAGCCACGGCTGCCGCACACCCGTTCCTATGCAGTCAGCCAGGCCACGCTGGAGCGgatcggggctgtccccgtcaTGGTGCCCGCCCAGAGCCGGGCTGGCTCCCTGGTGTAG
- the IGSF11 gene encoding immunoglobulin superfamily member 11 isoform X2, translated as MCMGKLLRSKGLVCPLEVSVSSGSIQVARGQTAVLPCTFTTNAALTNLNVIWMVIPLSNANQPQQVILYQGGQIFGGAPQFYGRVGFAVTMPTTSASIFINNTQLSDTGTYQCLVNNLPDRGIRNIGVIGLTVLVPPSVPLCRIQGSLDVGSDITLTCSSEEGIPRPTYLWEKLDNVPRLPPTATQDQVQGTVTLRNISTVSSGLYQCVASNAIGTSTCLLDLQVIAPHPRSIGLIAGAVATGAVVLVVCIVLVAVALFYWKNKHKEEEEEEIPNEIREDDLPPKCSSAAKTFHADASSSENDTLTSSNTYNSRYWNDPKANHATDSFTRFSNSNDAHQPPFSRSGSTSARPVYANGGHPSPAPPKTLVVTASTAPSPQEVIRSNGSVSRKPRLPHTRSYAVSQATLERIGAVPVMVPAQSRAGSLV; from the exons GTCTGGTGTGTCCTCTGGAGGTGTCAGTCAGTTCAGGGAGTATCCAGGTTGCTCGAGGCCAGACAGCAGTGTTGCCCTGCACCTTCACCACTAACGCTGCTCTCACTAACCTTAATGTCATCTGGATGGTCATTCCTCTTTCAAACGCCAACCAGCCTCAACAG gttATTCTCTACCAAGGGGGTCAGATCTTTGGTGGTGCACCCCAGTTCTATGGGCGAGTGGGGTTTGCTGTGACAATGCCAACCACCAGTGCCTCCATCTTCATCAACAACACTCAGCTATCGGATACTGGCACATACCAGTGTTTGGTCAACAATCTTCCCGACCGAGGCATCAGGAATATTGGAGTCATTGGACTTACTGTCTTGG TTCCTCCTTCTGTCCCGCTTTGCAGAATCCAGGGGTCCCTGGACGTGGGCAGCGATATCACACTGACCTGCAGCTCAGAAGAAGGCATACCCCGGCCAACATACCTCTGGGAGAAACTGGACAATGTCCCCAGGTTGCCCCCAACTGCCACACAAG ACCAAGTCCAGGGCACTGTCACTCTCCGAAATATCAGCACTGTGTCCTCAGGTCTTTACCAATGTGTGGCTTCAAATGCCATTGGAACCAGCACTTGCCTTCTGGACCTGCAAGTCATTGCAC CTCACCCACGGAGTATCGGCCTGATTGCAGGAGCGGTGGCCACAGGTGCCGTTGTACTTGTTGTTTGTATTGTGTTGGTGGCTGTAGCACTGTTctactggaaaaataaacacaaagaagaagaggaggaggaaattcCCAATGAGATAAG GGAGGATGACCTGCCACCCAAATGCTCCTCTGCCGCAAAGACGTTCCACGCTGATGCATCCTCATCAGAGAACGACACCCTCACCTCCTCCAACACCTACAACAGCCGCTACTGGAACGACCCCAAAGCCAACCACGCCACAGACTCCTTCACCCGCTTCAGCAACAGCAACGATGCTCACCAGCCCCCCTTCTCCCGCTCAGGGAGCACGAGTGCCCGCCCCGTCTATGCCAACGGCGGCCACCCATCCCCGGCTCCCCCTAAGACACTGGTGGTGACGGCCAGCACGGCGCCGTCGCCTCAGGAGGTGATCCGGAGCAATGGTTCCGTCAGCAGGAAGCCACGGCTGCCGCACACCCGTTCCTATGCAGTCAGCCAGGCCACGCTGGAGCGgatcggggctgtccccgtcaTGGTGCCCGCCCAGAGCCGGGCTGGCTCCCTGGTGTAG